In one Chionomys nivalis chromosome 13, mChiNiv1.1, whole genome shotgun sequence genomic region, the following are encoded:
- the LOC130886153 gene encoding 60S ribosomal protein L39, which yields MSSHKTFRIKRFLAKKQKQNRPIPQWIRMKTGNKIRYNSKRRHWRRTKLGL from the coding sequence ATGTCTTCTCACAAGACTTTCAGAATCAAGCGATTCCTGgctaagaaacaaaagcaaaatcgcCCTATTCCTCAGTGGATTCGGATGAAAACTGGCAACAAAATCAGGTACAACTCCAAGAGAAGACACTGGAGGAGAACGAAGCTGGGTCTGTAA